The stretch of DNA CGGATGGCCGATGGCGATGGCGCCGCCGTTCGGATTGACGTGCGGCGCGTCGTCGGCCAGGCCCAGGTCGCGCGTGACCGCCAGCCCTTGCGCGGCAAACGCCTCGTTTAATTCGATGACGTCCATGTCGGCGATGGTCAGGCCCAGTTGCGCCAGCACTTTCTTCGACGCCGGCGACGGTCCAAAGCCCATGATGCGCGGCGCCAGGCCGGCGGTGGCCATGCCCAGCACGCGCGCGCGCTTGCGCAGGCCATACTGCTCGGCCGCCGCAGCGGAAGCCAGCAGAATGGCGCAAGCACCGTCGTTGACGCCGGACGCATTGCCGGCGGTGACCGTACCGTCCGGCCGTACTACGCCTTTCAGCTTGCCCAGCATTTCCAGCGTGGTCTCTGGACGCGGATGCTCGTCGGTGTCGACGATCTTTGGATCGCCGCGCTTCTGCGGCAGCGTGACCGGCACGATCTCGTCGCTGAACACGCCGGCGGCGTTGGCGGCGGCCCAGCGCTGCTGGCTGCGCAGCGCGAACGCATCCTGGTCGCAGCGGCTGATGCCGAATTCCTGCGCCACGTTTTCCGCCGTCTCCGGCATCGAGTCGATGCCATGCGCCGCCTTCATCAGCGGATTGACGAAACGCCAGCCAATGGTGGTGTCCTCGATCTTGGCCGCGCGCGAGAACGCGCTATCGGCCTTCCCCATGACGAAAGGCGCGCGCGTCATGCTCTCCACACCACCGGCGATCACCAGTTGCGCCTCCCCGGACTTGATGGCACGCGCCGCCATGCCCACTGCGTCCAGCGACGAGCCGCACAGGCGGTTGATGGTGCTGCCCGGGACTTCCACCGGCAAGCCGGCCAGCAGCGCCGCCATGCGGGCGACGTTGCGGTTATCTTCGCCCGCCTGGTTGGCGCAGCCGTAGTAGACGTCGTCCACGCGCGACCAGTCGACGCCGGGATTGCGGGCGACCAGCGCGGCGATCGGCAGTGCCGCCAGGTCGTCGGTACGCACGCCGGCCAGCGCACCGCCGTAGCGGCCGAAGGGGGTGCGGATGGCGTCACAAATATAGGCTTGGTTCACGGTGTCTCCTTTAATGTTTCGGACGCTGGTCGACCACGCGGCGCGCCTTGCCGGTCAGCGTGCGTTCGATGCCGTTGGGCGGCAGCAGCCGGACCTTGGTGCTGACGCCGACGTTGGTCTTGATGCGCTGCTGCAGTTCGTTCGCCAGCGCTTCGACGTCGCCGGGAACCGTGTCGGCACGCAGTTCTGCCAGCACTTCCAGCTTGTCGAGGTGGCCGTCGCGCGTCACCACCAGCTGGTATTGCGGCGACAGTTTCGGCATCTTGCAGATCAGTTCTTCGATCTGCGTCGGGAAGACATTGACGCCACGGATAATCAGCATGTCGTCCGAACGGCCGGTGATCTTGCCGATGCGGCGCATGGCGCGCGACGTCGGCGGCAGCAGCCGCGTAAGGTCGCGCGTGCGGTAGCGGATGATGGGCAGCGCTTCTTTGCTGAGCGAGGTGAATACCAGTTCGCCCTCCTCGCCGTCCGGCAGCACGTCGCCGGTTTCTGGATCGATGATCTCCGGGTAGAAGTGGTCTTCCCAGATCA from Duganella dendranthematis encodes:
- the pcaF gene encoding 3-oxoadipyl-CoA thiolase; the encoded protein is MNQAYICDAIRTPFGRYGGALAGVRTDDLAALPIAALVARNPGVDWSRVDDVYYGCANQAGEDNRNVARMAALLAGLPVEVPGSTINRLCGSSLDAVGMAARAIKSGEAQLVIAGGVESMTRAPFVMGKADSAFSRAAKIEDTTIGWRFVNPLMKAAHGIDSMPETAENVAQEFGISRCDQDAFALRSQQRWAAANAAGVFSDEIVPVTLPQKRGDPKIVDTDEHPRPETTLEMLGKLKGVVRPDGTVTAGNASGVNDGACAILLASAAAAEQYGLRKRARVLGMATAGLAPRIMGFGPSPASKKVLAQLGLTIADMDVIELNEAFAAQGLAVTRDLGLADDAPHVNPNGGAIAIGHPLGASGARLVLAALHQLERTGGRYALCTMCIGVGQGIAVVIERV